GGCCGGCGTCAGGTCTTCCTGGTGGCCCTGGGCGTCTTCGCGGTCGCCTCGCTGCTGGGCGGCCTCGTCGACTCGGGCCCGCTGCTGATCGCCAGCCGTTTCATCAAGGGCCTGAGCGCGGCCTTCACCGCACCGGCCGGCCTGTCCATCATCACCACGACCTTCGCCGAGGGACCGCTGCGCAACCGCGCCCTCTCCATCTACACCACCTGCGGCGCCACCGGGTACTCGATGGGGCTCGTCTTCTCCGGCCTGCTCACGGAGGCCAGTTGGCGCTACACCATGCTGCTGCCCGCGCCCGTCGCCCTGATCGCCCTCGTCGTGGGCCTGCGGCTGCTGCCGCGCAGCGAGCGCGAGCGGAGCACCGGCGGGTACGACATCCCCGGGGCCATCCTCGGCACCTCCTCCATGCTGCTGCTGGTCTTCACCGTCGTCGAAGCACCCCAAGCCGGCTGGGGCTCGGTCCGCACGATCGTGTCCTTCCTCGCCGTGGTCGCCCTGCTGACCGCGTTCGTGAGGGTCGAGCGGCGCAGCCCGAGTCCGCTGATCCGGCTCGGTGTGCTGCGCTCGGGTGCCCAAGTGCGGGCGCAGCTGGGGGCGTTGACGTTCCTCGGCAGTTACATCGGATTCCAGTTCCTGGTCTCCCTCTACATGCAGCAACTGCTCGGCTGGTCGGCGCTGCACACCGCCCTGGCCTTCCTCCCCGCGGGCGCCCTGGTGGCGCTGTCCGCGACCAGGGTGGGCGCGGTCATCGACCGGTTCGGCACCCCGAGGCTGATCGTGGCCGGCTTCGCGCTGATGGTCGTCGGCTATCTGCTGTTCCTGCGCATCGACCTCGACCCGGCCTACGCGGCGGTGATCCTGCCGACCATGCTGCTGGTCGGCGCCGCTTTCGCGCTGACCTTCCCGTCCCTCAACGTGCAGGCCACCAACGGCGTCGCCGAGCACGAGCAGGGCATGGTCTCGGGTCTGCTCAACACCTCGGTCCAGGTGGGCGGCGCGCTCTTCCTCGCCGTGGTGACGGCGGTCCTGACCGCGAACACCCCCGCGGAGTCCGCGTCCCCGCAGGCCGTCCTCGACAGCTACGTGCCCGGCCTGACGGTGGTCACCGGTATCGCGGTCCTCGGTCTGCTGATCTCGCTCACGGGGCTGCGTGTCCGACGGCGGCGGCCGACCGTCGTGGTCGCCGGGTCCACCTCCCCGAAGGAGGCGGAGCGCGTGGTCGTGGGCGACTGACGCGGCCGGGGGACGCGTTGCGTGCCGGGTGTCCGGTGGAGCCCTTGCTCCGCCGGACACCCGGCTGTGAGACTTCGGGGATGGAGACCTACGGGGGACGGCGTGACCAGGCCGAGCGGGATGCCATCACCGTCGAGATCGGATACGCGCTGTGCAGTGCGCTGTTCGCGGCGGCGGTGCTCTTCGGGGCCGTGGCCGGACCGGCGCTTTTGTTCGAACTGCCGGGCATGGTCGAGACGTTGCTGCTGCGCGTCGGAGCCGCGCTCGCACCCCTGCTCTTCCTCGCCCGGGTGATCAGCGTCCTGATGCGGTTCCGCCGGGAGGGCGATCAGCCCAGCCAGCCCGGCCGCACCAACCCCGACTCGTAGGCCAGCACGACGAGTTGGGCGCGATCCCGGGCGCCCAGCTTCACCATCGTGCGGCTGACGTGGGTCTTGGCGGTGAGGGGGCTGACGACCAGGCGGCGGGCGATCTCCGCGTTGGACAGGCCGATGCCGACCAGGGCCATCACCTCCCGTTCCCGCTCGGTGAGTTCGGCGAGGGCACCCTCGGCCGCGGGCTCCTTGGAGCGGGCCGCGAACTCGGCGATGAGACGGCGGGTCACACCCGGCGAGAGAAGCGCGTCACCGTCGACCACGGCCCGTACGGCGCGCAGGAGTTCCTCCGGCTCGGTGTCCTTGACCAGGAAACCGGAGGCGCCGGCACGGATCGCCTCGAAGACGTACTCGTCCAGTTCGAAGGTGGTGAGCATGACCACCCGAACTTCGCACAGAGCGGCGTCCCCGGTGATGCGCCGGGTCGCGGCGAGGCCGTCGAGCAGGGGCATGCGGATGTCCATCAGCACGATGTCCGGCCGCAGTTCGCGCACCTTCCCGACCGCCTCCTCACCATCGGCGGCCTCCCCGGCCACCTCGATGTCCGGCTGCGCGTCCAGCAGCGCGCGGAAGCCGGCACGCACGAGCGACTGGTCGTCGGCGAGCAGTACGCGGATCACCGGTCGTCCTCCTTGGCCTTCACCTTGAGCGGCAGTACGGCGAGCACCCGGAACCCTCCGTCGGGACGCGGCCCCGCCTCGATCGTGCCACCTAGTGCGGCGGCCCGCTCCCGCATTCCGGCCAGGCCGTTGCCGCTGCCGCCCGCGTCGGCGCCGGTCACCGGTCCGTCGTCGTCGATACGGAGCCGCAACGCACCGTCGCGCCGATCGAGCCGCACGCGCGCGTGCCGGGATCCCGAGTGCCGTACGACATTGGTGAGCGCCTCCTGGACGATCCGGAAGGCGGCGAGGTCCGCGCCGGGCGGCAGTGTCGGGGCCGTTCCCTCCACCTCGACCGTCAGGCCCGCGCCCGCCGCCTGTGACACCAGTTCGGGCAGCCGGTCGAGGCCCGGCGCGGGGGCGCGCGGCGCGTCGCCCGGGGTGCGCAGGGTGTCGAGCACCTGGCGTACCTCGCCGAGCGCCTCCTTGCTGGCGGCCTTGATGGTGGTGAGCGCGGTGCGGGCCTGTTCGGGGTCGGTGTCGAGAAGGGCGAGGCCGACGCCGGCCTGGACGTTGATGACGGAGATGCTGTGGGCGAGCACGTCGTGCAGTTCGCGGGCGATGCGCAGCCGCTCCTCGTCGGCGCGCCGCTGCGCGGCCCGGGCCCGCTCGGCGCGCTCCCGGGCCCACTGTTCCCGCCGGGTCCGGGCCAGCTCCGACAGGGCGACGATCGCGACGACCCAGGCGGCGATCACGCCTTCCTGCCCCCAGGGTGCGGCCGGGTCCTGGGACGGCGGCAGCCACCGGTAGAGCCAGTGCGCCACCAGGACATGCCCGGCCCAGAGCATTCCGAGGGCGGCCCAGGCCTCCCTGCGGTGCCCGGCGACGACGGCGCTGAAACAAGCGAGGGCGACGGTCAGGAAGACGGGCCCGTAGGGATACCCGGCCCCGAGGTACAGCATCGCGGCAGCCGCCGTACCGAAGGCGACGAGCACCGGCCGCCGGTGACGCCACAGCAACAGCCCCGATCCGATCACCAGCAGGGCCCGCGCGAACGGATCGAGGGCGGCCCGCTCGCCGATCTGCTGCTGGGCCGCGTAGTTCGATCCCCCGAGCACGAAGAACGTGAGCAGCAGCGTGGATGCCCACGGCCACCGGGCCGCCCGCTCCGGGTCACCCGAGCGCGTCCACCACGGCGGCCCCTGCCGCCACCTTCGCGGGTGCCCGGCCCCGCGTACGCGCTGCTCACCGTCCATGAAAGCCACGCTAGACGCCCCGGCCGGGGCCGGGCGTCACCCGGGCGTGGTGGTCACCTGTACTCCCCGTGAAGTACGCCGGTCACCGCTGTCGCAGCCCCACGCTCCGCCCCAGTTGCCGCACCGCGTGCCGGAAGAACGGTTCCCGCTCCTCCACGACCCGGTTGAACTGCCCGAAGAGCTCGAAGCCGATCAGGCCGAAGAGCTGGGCCCAGGCAGCCACAAGGGGCGCGGCCACCTCGGACGGCAGGTCGGGAGCGAGGTCGGCGGCGATGCGGGAGGACTCCGCCCGGAGGTCTTCGGGAGCCGGGGGCAGCTCCGCGAGGCCCGGGCTCTGGTGGGCGTCGCGCACGATGCCGATCAGGAGGAGGCCGACGCGGGCGGCGGGCGGGACGGTGGTCTGCGGTGCGGTGTAGCCGGGGACGGGAGAGCCGTAGATCAGGGCGTACTCGTGCGGATGGTCGAGCGACCAGCGGCGCACGGAGTCGCATGTGGCGACCCAGCGCTCCAGCGGGCCCGCTCCGGCGGCACTCTCGTGCGCGTGTTCCGCGCTCTCGCCCAGGGAGTCGTACGCGTCGATGATCAGCGCGGTGAGCAGGTCGTCGCGGCTGGGGAAGTAGCGGTACAGCGCCGAGGAGACCATCCCCAGCTCACGCGCCACGGCCCTCAGGGAGAGCTTCGCCGCGCCCTCCGCCACGAGCTGCCGGCGCGCCTCGTCCTTGATGGCTGCGGTGACTTCGATCCGGGCGCGGGCCCGGGCGCCTTGTGTGGTGCTCATGCGGGCCAGTCTCCCACAGAAGCAGATCAGTGCACATAATCGAGAGCACCGCTCTTGCTTTGGTCGGCCGATCCATGCAGACTGATGCCAGACGAAATCGAGAGCACCGCTCTCTCAATCCGATGGGGGTCACCATGTCGTCGCCTTACTACCTCAAGGGCAGTCCGCTCACCGTCCGCTTCAACAGCGTCATCGGCTGGCTGGCCCGGCACGGATTCAGCCTGGCCGGCACCGCTGAGCTGTCGGTGCGCGGCCGCAAGAGCGGCCAGATGCAGCGGGTGCCGGTCAACCCGCACACGTACGAGGGCGAGCAGTACCTGGTCTCGGCACGCGGCCACTCTCAGTGGGTGCGCAACATGCGCGCCGCCGGCGGCGGGGAGCTGCGGGTCGGCCGCAAGGTCCGGGAGTTCACGGTGGTGGAGCTCTCGGACGAGGAGAAGCTCCCGATCCTGCGGACCTATCTGAAGAAGTGGGGCTGGGAGGTCAACCAGTACTTCCAGGGCGTGACCGTCAAATCCTCCGACGAGGAGATCATCGCCGCCGCGCCCGACCACCCCGTGTTCCGGTTCGCGGTCAAGCCGTAGGTGCTCAGGAGGTGCTCTCGCCGCCCGCCCCACGCTCGCCGGGACGCGGGTCCAGCGCGGCCAGCGCCCGCTGGGCCAGCGGCCGGCCACGGACGAGCTCACCCAGCGTGGTCGAGCCCTGGGTGATCTCCTTGAACGCGTTCCACGCGGGCCGGAAACCCGTCAGCGCCGCGTGGAACAGACCGGGACGGCGTTCGAAGGCGGTCAGCATCCGCTTGCCGACGCTCATCTCGACACCGAGGCCCGCCTTGATGGCGAACGCGTAGTTCAGTGCCTGGCGCCGGGTGTCCACCGCGTCGTGGGCCTCCGCGATCCGAACCGCCCACTCCCCCGCGAGCCGCCCGGAGCGCAGCGCGAAGGAGATGCCCTCGCGGGTCCACGGCTCCAGCAGCCCCGCGGCGTCACCGCACACCAGCACCCGCCCGCGCGAGAGCGGCGAGTCGTCGGCACGGCAGCGGGTCAAGTGGCCCGAGGAGATGCTCGGTTCGAACCCGGCGAGCCCGAGCCGCCCGATGAAGTCCTCCAAGTACCGCTTGGTGGCCGCGCCTTCACCGCGCGCCGAGATCACCCCGACGGTCAGGGTGTCCCCCTTGGGGAAGACCCAGCCGTAACTGCCGGGCATCGGGCCCCAGTCGATGAGGACCCGCCCCTTCCAGTCCTCGGCGACGGTCTCCGGCACCGGGATCTCCGCCTCAAGGCCGAGGTCGACCTGGTCGAGCTTCACCCCGACATGCGCCCCTATCCGGCTGGCGCTGCCGTCGGCCCCCACGACGGCCCGCGCGAGCAGCGTCTCGCCGCCCTGCAGGACCACCGCGACCGTACGCCGGTCCGGAACCGTCGAACCGTGCTGCTCCACACGCTGGACGGTGACGCCGGTCCGGAGCTCGGCGCCCGCCTTCTGCGCGTGCTCGACGAGTTGCTGGTCGAACTCGGGCCGGTTGATCAGCCCGAACAGCATCTGCCGGGAACGCCGGGTGCGGGTGAAGCGGCCGTTGTTCGAGAAGGTCACCGCGTGCACCCGGTCCCGGAAGGGCAGCTCGAAGCCGGGCGGCAACGAGTCCCGCGAGGGGCCGATGATGCCACCGCCGCACGTTTTGTACCGCGGCAGCTCGGCCTTCTCCAGCAACAGCACGCGCCGTCCCGCGACCGCCGCCGCGTACGCGGCCGAGGCCCCCGCGGGTCCCGCGCCCACGACGACGACGTCCCACACCCGCTGTGCGTCGTCCTGCACGTCGTCGTCCCGCATGCCGTCGTCCTGCACGCCGTCCGCCGAAGGGTCGTCCGCCGAAGAGTTCTCGCTGCTCACGATGGTCTGCTGCTCCCGATCAAGCCTTTGCCGCACCTGTCTCCCGCATCCTACGGCGGGCCCGCCCCCACACCACTGTGGGAGGATCTACGGCACTCACAGGTACAACGTCGCACCCACAAGGAGCGTGCCCATGTCGTCGAATCCGGTCGCCGAGACCGTCGCCTCGCTGATGCCCGGGGCGCGGGCGGAGCTCACCGAACTGGTGGCGTTCAGGTCGGTGGCGGACTTCGACCAGTTCCCGAGGAGCGAGAGCGAGGCCGCCGCCCGCTGGGTCGCGGACGCGCTCACCGCCGAGGGATTCCAGGACGTGGCCCTGCTCGACACCCCGGACGGCACCCAGTCGGTGTACGGCTTTCTGCCCGGCCCCGAGGGCGCGAAGACCGTCCTGCTCTACGCCCACTACGACGTGCAGCCGCCGCTGGACGAGGCCGCCTGGACGACCCCGCCGTTCGAACTCACCGAGCGCGACGGCCGCTGGTACGGGCGCGGGGCCGCCGACTGCAAGGGCGGTGTGATCATGCACCTGCTCGCGCTGCGCGCCCTCAAGGCGAACGGCGGGGTCCCGGTCCACGTCAAGTTCATCGCCGAGGGCTCCGAGGAGCAGGGCACGGGCGGTCTGGAGCGGTACGCCGAGGCGCACCCCGGGCTGCTGGAGGCGGACACCGTCGTCATCGGCGACGCGGGCAACTTCCGTACCGGTCTGCCGACGGTCACCGCGACCCTGCGCGGCATGACGATGATGCGCGTCCAGGTCGACACCCTGGAGGGCAACCTCCACTCGGGTCAGTTCGGCGGCGCCGCCCCGGACGCGCTGGCCGCGCTGATCCGCGTACTGGACTCGCTGCGCGCGAAGGACGGCTCGACCACGATCGACGGCCTGACGCCGGGAGCGGCCTGGGACGGCCTCCAGTACGACGAGGAGCAGTTCCGCAAGGACGCCAGGGTGCTGGACGGCGTCGAGCTGATCGGCTCCGGCACGGTCGCCGACCGCATCTGGTCCGGCCCCGCCGTCACGGTTCTCGGCATCGACTGCCCGCCGGTCGTCGGCGCCACCCCGTCCGTGCAGGCGAGCGCACGCGCCCTGGTCAGCCTGCGGGTGCCGCCGGGCATCGACGCGGCCGAGGCGACCGGGCGACTGCGGGCCCACCTGGAGACGCACACCCCGTGGGGTGCGCGGGTGAGCACCGAACAGATCGGCCAGGGCCAGCCGTTCAGCGCGGACACCACCAGCCCGGCGTACGCGGCGATGGCCGACGCGATGGCCGTGGCCTACCCGGGCCAGGAGATGCAGTACGCCGGCCAGGGCGGCTCGATCCCCCTGTGCAACACCCTCGCCGCCCTCTACCCGCAGGCCGAGATCCTCCTCATCGGGCTGAGCGAGCCGGAGGCCCGGATCCACGCCGTGGACGAGAGCGTGTCCCCGCAGGAGCTGGAGCGCCTGGCGGTGACGGAAGCCCTGTTCCTGCGCAACTACGCGGGGGGCTGAGCCGACGGGGCGAGGGTGGTGGACGCGGTGTTCCCCGCCGACCGGGCTCAATCCCCTTGCTCGTCCGAGAAGTTGGCGGCACCCGGGCCGGACGCCGGGTGCCGCCGCGGCCATGGCGGGCCGATCATGGGTCCATGGACTCCTCCGCGCGTCTGGGCACCCACGCCGACACCGCCACCTCCCTCGCCCTCCTGAGCGACCGCGGCCTCGCGGACCTCGTGGCGTCCGGCACGCCCGCCGGAACCGGGATCGGCGGGCAGGCAACCCTCCTGGAGGTGGACGGCGTACGGGTCTTCGTGAAGCAGGTTCCGGTCACCGACGCCGAACTCCACCCCGACAACGTCCGCTCCACCGCGAACCTCTTCGCGCTGCCCGCCCGCTGCCACTACGGCATCGGCGCGGTCGGCAGCCCCGGCTTCGGTGCCTGGCGGGAGCTGGCCGTGCACGAGATGACGACCAACTGGGTACGCTCCGGCCGCTTCCCGGACTTCCCGCTGCTCCACCACTGGCGGGTACTGCCCCACGCTCCGCGGCCGCTGCCCGAAGAACTCGCCGACGTGGAGCGGGCCGTGACCTACTGGGGCGGCGGACGCGAGCGCATCGAGGCCCTCAGCACGGCCTCGGCGAGCCTGACCCTGTTCCTGGAGTACCTGCCGCACACCCTGCACGACTGGTTCTCAGCCCAACTGCGCACACGGAACGCCGACTTCGCGTGTGCCCTCGTGGAGCAGGGCCTCGAAGCCGTCACCGGCTTCCTCCACGAGCAGCAACTCATCCACTTCGACGCCCACTTCCGCAACATCCTCACCGACGGACGGCGGCTCTACCTGACCGACTACGGACTGGCCCTGTCGAACCGCTTCCACCTCACGCCGCAGGAACGCGACTTCCACGGCCGCCACCGCCGCTACGACCGCGCCTACGCCCTCTCCTACCTGGTGCATTGGCTGGTCGTCGACCAGTACGGCCTCGGCCGGGACGAACGTGAGGACTTCATCCGCGCGTGCGCCGCCGGCCGCCGACCCGAGGGGATCCCCGGGGCCGCGGCCGACCTCATCTCCCGGCACGCACAACTCGCCGTCGTGGTCGGCGACTTCAACCGGCGACTGGAACAGGAGAGCAGGCTCACCCCGTACCCTCACGAAGAGGTCGCAGCGCTGTCCTCCAGTGCGGTCAGCGCCGGATCGAGCACGATGTCCTCGC
This is a stretch of genomic DNA from Streptomyces sp. NBC_00285. It encodes these proteins:
- a CDS encoding MFS transporter, with translation MTSPLTTPAAASSAVRWTPRLWGTLLVLCAAMFLDALDVSMVGVALPSIGADLGLSTSTLQWIVSGYILGYGGLLLLGGRAADLLGRRQVFLVALGVFAVASLLGGLVDSGPLLIASRFIKGLSAAFTAPAGLSIITTTFAEGPLRNRALSIYTTCGATGYSMGLVFSGLLTEASWRYTMLLPAPVALIALVVGLRLLPRSERERSTGGYDIPGAILGTSSMLLLVFTVVEAPQAGWGSVRTIVSFLAVVALLTAFVRVERRSPSPLIRLGVLRSGAQVRAQLGALTFLGSYIGFQFLVSLYMQQLLGWSALHTALAFLPAGALVALSATRVGAVIDRFGTPRLIVAGFALMVVGYLLFLRIDLDPAYAAVILPTMLLVGAAFALTFPSLNVQATNGVAEHEQGMVSGLLNTSVQVGGALFLAVVTAVLTANTPAESASPQAVLDSYVPGLTVVTGIAVLGLLISLTGLRVRRRRPTVVVAGSTSPKEAERVVVGD
- a CDS encoding DUF6332 family protein — its product is METYGGRRDQAERDAITVEIGYALCSALFAAAVLFGAVAGPALLFELPGMVETLLLRVGAALAPLLFLARVISVLMRFRREGDQPSQPGRTNPDS
- a CDS encoding response regulator transcription factor, which encodes MIRVLLADDQSLVRAGFRALLDAQPDIEVAGEAADGEEAVGKVRELRPDIVLMDIRMPLLDGLAATRRITGDAALCEVRVVMLTTFELDEYVFEAIRAGASGFLVKDTEPEELLRAVRAVVDGDALLSPGVTRRLIAEFAARSKEPAAEGALAELTEREREVMALVGIGLSNAEIARRLVVSPLTAKTHVSRTMVKLGARDRAQLVVLAYESGLVRPGWLG
- a CDS encoding sensor histidine kinase, producing MDGEQRVRGAGHPRRWRQGPPWWTRSGDPERAARWPWASTLLLTFFVLGGSNYAAQQQIGERAALDPFARALLVIGSGLLLWRHRRPVLVAFGTAAAAMLYLGAGYPYGPVFLTVALACFSAVVAGHRREAWAALGMLWAGHVLVAHWLYRWLPPSQDPAAPWGQEGVIAAWVVAIVALSELARTRREQWARERAERARAAQRRADEERLRIARELHDVLAHSISVINVQAGVGLALLDTDPEQARTALTTIKAASKEALGEVRQVLDTLRTPGDAPRAPAPGLDRLPELVSQAAGAGLTVEVEGTAPTLPPGADLAAFRIVQEALTNVVRHSGSRHARVRLDRRDGALRLRIDDDGPVTGADAGGSGNGLAGMRERAAALGGTIEAGPRPDGGFRVLAVLPLKVKAKEDDR
- a CDS encoding TetR/AcrR family transcriptional regulator → MSTTQGARARARIEVTAAIKDEARRQLVAEGAAKLSLRAVARELGMVSSALYRYFPSRDDLLTALIIDAYDSLGESAEHAHESAAGAGPLERWVATCDSVRRWSLDHPHEYALIYGSPVPGYTAPQTTVPPAARVGLLLIGIVRDAHQSPGLAELPPAPEDLRAESSRIAADLAPDLPSEVAAPLVAAWAQLFGLIGFELFGQFNRVVEEREPFFRHAVRQLGRSVGLRQR
- a CDS encoding nitroreductase family deazaflavin-dependent oxidoreductase — protein: MSSPYYLKGSPLTVRFNSVIGWLARHGFSLAGTAELSVRGRKSGQMQRVPVNPHTYEGEQYLVSARGHSQWVRNMRAAGGGELRVGRKVREFTVVELSDEEKLPILRTYLKKWGWEVNQYFQGVTVKSSDEEIIAAAPDHPVFRFAVKP
- a CDS encoding geranylgeranyl reductase family protein, which encodes MSSENSSADDPSADGVQDDGMRDDDVQDDAQRVWDVVVVGAGPAGASAAYAAAVAGRRVLLLEKAELPRYKTCGGGIIGPSRDSLPPGFELPFRDRVHAVTFSNNGRFTRTRRSRQMLFGLINRPEFDQQLVEHAQKAGAELRTGVTVQRVEQHGSTVPDRRTVAVVLQGGETLLARAVVGADGSASRIGAHVGVKLDQVDLGLEAEIPVPETVAEDWKGRVLIDWGPMPGSYGWVFPKGDTLTVGVISARGEGAATKRYLEDFIGRLGLAGFEPSISSGHLTRCRADDSPLSRGRVLVCGDAAGLLEPWTREGISFALRSGRLAGEWAVRIAEAHDAVDTRRQALNYAFAIKAGLGVEMSVGKRMLTAFERRPGLFHAALTGFRPAWNAFKEITQGSTTLGELVRGRPLAQRALAALDPRPGERGAGGESTS
- a CDS encoding dipeptidase is translated as MSSNPVAETVASLMPGARAELTELVAFRSVADFDQFPRSESEAAARWVADALTAEGFQDVALLDTPDGTQSVYGFLPGPEGAKTVLLYAHYDVQPPLDEAAWTTPPFELTERDGRWYGRGAADCKGGVIMHLLALRALKANGGVPVHVKFIAEGSEEQGTGGLERYAEAHPGLLEADTVVIGDAGNFRTGLPTVTATLRGMTMMRVQVDTLEGNLHSGQFGGAAPDALAALIRVLDSLRAKDGSTTIDGLTPGAAWDGLQYDEEQFRKDARVLDGVELIGSGTVADRIWSGPAVTVLGIDCPPVVGATPSVQASARALVSLRVPPGIDAAEATGRLRAHLETHTPWGARVSTEQIGQGQPFSADTTSPAYAAMADAMAVAYPGQEMQYAGQGGSIPLCNTLAALYPQAEILLIGLSEPEARIHAVDESVSPQELERLAVTEALFLRNYAGG
- a CDS encoding protein kinase family protein, which codes for MDSSARLGTHADTATSLALLSDRGLADLVASGTPAGTGIGGQATLLEVDGVRVFVKQVPVTDAELHPDNVRSTANLFALPARCHYGIGAVGSPGFGAWRELAVHEMTTNWVRSGRFPDFPLLHHWRVLPHAPRPLPEELADVERAVTYWGGGRERIEALSTASASLTLFLEYLPHTLHDWFSAQLRTRNADFACALVEQGLEAVTGFLHEQQLIHFDAHFRNILTDGRRLYLTDYGLALSNRFHLTPQERDFHGRHRRYDRAYALSYLVHWLVVDQYGLGRDEREDFIRACAAGRRPEGIPGAAADLISRHAQLAVVVGDFNRRLEQESRLTPYPHEEVAALSSSAVSAGSSTMSSPRASTLGSSGK